The segment GCTCCTGCAGCACTCCACTTCTGTGAGCGTCATGGGCTTTTCCAACACACTGGAGATGGAACTGTCATCTACCAGGCTGGCGAGGACCTTAGAGCCACAGATCCAGAGTGCAAGCAGCCTGACAGCTGCCCCACCCCAGGTGGTGCCAAGCCTGCTGAGTGGCCCCCCACCAACCATGTCCAGCCTGGTGGGCGGTCAGAACCAGGCTACGCCCAGCCTGACAGCCAGTCACCTGCCGACCGTGCCCAGCCTTGTGTGTGGCACACCCCACTCCATGCCCAACCTGATGAGTGATCCCTCCCAGATCATCACAAGCCTGGCAAGTGATCACTCTCCGACGGGGCCCAACCTGATGTCTGGTCCCACCCACACTGTACCAAGCCTGGCAACTTGTCCTCTGCAGAGCGTGCCTCTGGCTTCTAACATGCAGTCGGAAGCCGGATCCAGCTGCAGTCCTGGCTCTGGCCGAACTGCAGGGAGCCTGTGCCCTGGGGATGGGGCTGACCCCTCCCTGGGGAATGTCTTGTGTAAGGTAGGTCTTGGGGAAATGCTATTCAACTTCCTCTGCTCATCGCTGGGCAAAAGGGTAGCCCCTGAAGGCCTTATCCTGGCCTTAGCTTAACAGCTCTGTGACCACCGACAGGAAAAACGTCTGATTTCTTTGATTCTTGTTGGCCTTTCACTTTTGAAAGATGGAAAGTGAGGATTCTACCCGCTTCACTGACTCTCTGGGACAAGGCCCCACAGCCCCTGGTCCGGACACTTCCAAAGATTCGGCTATCCCCTCAGAACTGGAGGAGCCAATTAACCTCTCTGTGAAAAAACCTGCGCTGGTCCCAGCGGTCAACAAATCCGTGGCCCTGCAGCAGTACCAGAGCCCAAAAGGTGAGACTCAGCAGCCTGCCTTTCGTGCTGACCACACACTTGAGCAGATGGGCTCAGCACTGCCGTGAGACAGAGGTCAGCAGAGCTGCTCTGAGCCTGAGGGAGCAGTGTTTCTCTCGGGCTAAATTCACTTCTCCCCCCAGAACTGACCTATTGTTGCCTGTTCTGTTTCCCTCACTGTGGCCATGACTGATCCAGGCATGGCCAGAAGTTAGCCTCCTTGTAAAATTCCCCATGCAAAATTTCGGGGGTCTGGGTTATAGGTAGGGGGAAACAGGAAGAGCACATCCCAGAAGGGTTAACCTTGGCGAAATATTTTAGGGGAAAGAGCATGTCTGACTTTGGAGTGTGATAGATCTAAGTTAGCAGACCTGCTCTATCTCTTTATGTTTGAACCTGGGCAAGATACCTAACCTTTCTGAGTTAGTTTATTTCTCTGTAAATGGGGCTAATCATAGCTACTTCATAGGCTATTGGGACAAATAACTACAGTGAAGTCATTTGATGACTTACTCTGTAGTAACAAGAATTTGCCTTGTACCTGACATTAATGTAGATTTGTGCCTCATAGTAAAGGGAATTTGGACTGGTGGAGGTTGGCTCTGATTTTCTTCTCAGTTACCCACACCCCTTCTCAAATGTGGCTAGGCTAAGGCTCCTTCCTTCTGGAGAAAGTGAGGGAGTTGGGAAGTTAGCAACTGCCTAGTGAGCATTGGGGGCCTTCTCATTTCAGTGTatgattcataaatgtttagtGTGTAATGATCAGTCTATTTCCTACATACTTAATAGATGAAAATGAAAcaatctttctgtttttttcctcacaCTGGTTCTTCTTAACTACACAATAATGTAACCCTGAATTTTAAGCACTTAAATTCTTGAACCCTGCTTGCCCATGGAAAGTGCTCAGGACAGTGCCTGGTGCTGagtgggcactcagtaaatgctagtGTCCTCCTCTTTCCCCACACTGCTCCCTGCCCATCTACACAGATTGCACTTCTCAGGGGAGGGTTCCTGCGAGCCTCTTGCCCTTGGAGGGTGAGCTGGATTCTCAGGCTCTGCTGAAATCCCAGCACTTGGCTGAAAAGGCAGGGGTTGGACAGAATGACTCCTAAGAGCAGATGACACCAGTGTATGTATGGGGAACAAGTGATTCCTGAGCTCATTTTGAAGGTGAGAAGCTGGCCCCTTGGCACCTGACTGAACCCTCACCCCCAGGCAGCCTCTGACTGTTAcctgtgtttatctttttttaaaaaagtggccTTCCTCCCCCTCAGGAAGGGGAGATATGGTAGGATTGTCACCACTATGAGTGATTACAATGTTGGTAACAATGGTGTGACAGGTGTGCGGCCAAAGTATGAGTAGCAGATATGAGTAGAAGGTGTGGGTGACAGGGTGTGTTATGATCATAAGtgtatttgtttgtcttttgccTTAGAGTGTGAGAATTTTGAACAAGGAGCCCTAGGCCTGGGTACAAAAGGGAACCAGAGCATCAGGTAACAGACGCTGGGCCCACCCTCGCTCTCTCACCCTCCAACCTCATGTCCTGGGAGGTTGGCACAGGAAGTGAGCATCCTTGATGACTTAACTAGAAGCAGAAGTTTGCCTGCAGCTGTCTTCTTCAACCCCCAGACCCTGGAGTAGGGTGTGTGGTTGGGTGTCCGGGATGGTTGTGGGAGGATGTCCTGGCTCCTGCGCCGTGAGGCATGCAGTCTGTGTGCAGTCCTCCCTCTTCGGGGACCCCCTTTCTTTGATCAAAGGGCTCCCAGTGGCTGGCAGGACCTGGCCAGGCAGAGCTGGTAGCAGGGTAGAATAGGGGCCTGTAGAGTGTTGGACTGAGGAGATCTTGAGCAGCAATTCAGTTGTGGGATCATGGATGAGCCTGACTTAGAGGTTGGGGCCAGAGGAGGCTCTCACCGAGACCCAGGGATGTTGTTCTTGCCCTAGACCCTTCAATAGTGAGTCCAAGATTCCCTATGTGCGACTGGAGCGGCTCAAGATCTGTGCTGCATCCTCAGGAGAGATGCCTGTGTTCAGGCTGAAGCCACAGAAGAATGAGCAGGATGGGAGCTTCCTGCTGATCATTGAATGTGGTACTGAGTCCTCCAGCATGTCCATTAAGGTACcacttttctctgccttctccttgAACCTTGACCCAGCCTAGGAGactctctttcctctctgctaCTGGGAGAATTCTGGCTCTGGCATTGTTCTGAGTCTCTGAATGGGGCTGTAGCTTGGCCAGACCTTGTACCCTGCTACAAGTGGTCTGGGAGATGCGCACTAGGAGTGAGCTGTCCTAGGGTACCTGGGGCTTGGCTGTCTTGGGGTCCTGGAATAAGTTGGTGTCCAGGGCTTGtcatctttcctctccctccctccacaacTTGGTGCCGTGCTCTGACTGTTCAGACTCACTTCTTCCCCAAGGTCAGCCAGGACCACCTGTCTGATGCCATCCAGGCCCCAAACCTGGGGGGAAGAAAGGTCACTGTCACATCTCTGGCTGGGCAGAGGCCACCAGAAGTGAAGAGTGCATCTCCTGAAGAACACAGGCTCATTCCTCGAACCCCTGGAGCCAAGAAGGGACCCCCAGTACCAATAGAGAATGAGGATTTCTGTGCTGTGTGCCTCAACGGGGGAGAGTTGCTGTGCTGTGACCGCTGCCCCAAAGTGTACCACCTTTCCTGCCACTTGCCAGCCTTGCTCAGCTTCCCAGGGTGAGTCATTCCAGCCGCAGGCCCTGGCCTGGATAGCGTGGTGATCTTCCAAGGGAGATTATTCCAGGCCAGGCCCACAGAGCTCCCTCAGGTGGActtcctcccctctctgggcctgcaTGAATTACAGGTCTGTGACTTCGTGGCGCTATAGCTGTGTGTCTTCTGCACACAGACAGGTGGatgcttcccttcctcctctgttcCCAGCTTCCTCCTGTCCAGATTTGTCCCTCTACCCCTCTCCTAGCCCCTTGCTAACTCCTAGTTTTCTGGATTCACTAAATCCTGAGTTACTAAATTTCTTTCAAGCATGTGGCTAGGAAGCCATTCTCTACAGGGCAGGGCTAGGGACTCAGTTTCTAATGTCACCACCCCCCAAGCTTGTCTTGGGGTAGTGGGACAAGGGAGGGGGCTCTGGGCAATGTGCTGAGGGCTAACTTGGCCTCACTTGCCTCTGCAGGGGAGACTGGGTGTGTACCTTGTGCCGCAGCCTGACCCAGCCTGAGATGGAGTACGACTGCGAGAATGCCCGCTATAACCAGCCTGGAGTGCAGGCCCCTCCTGGCCTGAGCACGTATGACCAGAAGGTAGGGAGGAGTCTCTGGGGCAGCCTGCCTGTGCCCATGGGGGCTGAGTCTTTTCTGAGGGGGTGAGAGGCCTCTCTGGATACCTCTCTTTTGGGCTATGCCTATGGGGGTTCACTACGATTTTTCTTCTGCCAGCTGTTTTCCTCTGGCCTGGGAGGCTGAACTGTGCCTTAGTATAGCAACTCATACCCTGTGGGACAGAGCCATCAGGGTCACTATCGTTAGTCCTTACTGAGGTGGGGCCAGAATAAAGTAACATGGTTGCCAACTCTGCTTTCTGCAGAAATGTGAGAAGCTGGTACTGTCCTTGTGCTGCAACAGCCTCAGCCTGCCCTTCCACGAGCCTGTCAGCCCGCTGGTAAGAAAAGCCTCACTGCTTCTGCCGGCTACTGGACTTTCTGCTCAGAGTGCCCTGGGCCTGGAGCAGATCATGGCGGTGCCCAGGGTGGGCTCAGAGCGTGGCCACTGGAAGCAGGAGTAATCTGTGCATGGCATAGGGGACCTGGGGGCCATGGCCACTACAACCCCCCAACCAACAGCTGCTGCTGCGTCAGACCTGACTTGACAAGTAAACCactcctccttttccctctctctttgtcTTCTCCCTCCACATGTTTCTTCTTGCTGCCTTTGTCTTATGTTCTATTATTTCCATTCCAACTCATTCTctatctctccttccttcttatcCTTCGCTTTTTCCTCTACTTCTCTCTTCCTGTTtgcttccccttctctcctcccgcAAGGCCCGGCATTACTACCAGATTATCAAGAGACCCATGGACCTGTCGATCATCCGGAGGAAGCTGCAAAAGAAGGACCCAGCTCACTACACCACCCCGGAGGAGGTGGTATCAGACGTCCACCTCATGTTCTGGAACTGTGCTAAGTTCAATTATGTATGTCTTCCCTGTTTTCCCTCTCCCCTATTTCCAGTGACCCCAAGACTATCATGGCTGGACAGAAGTGTCTGGTTTGGGCCTGGGCTGCCATGAGGAGCTGGGAGCAGACCTCCTGGGGCCTACTGTAGTGAATGTTTATAAGCTCTTTCCCACATTTGGGCCTCAGCATGGACTCAGGAGGAATATGGGGGCTGCTAGTGACTGGCCATCTGTGGGTAACTGTCAGGGTCACGTCTGCTTTAAGAGCTGATACTAAACTGGTTATCCTGGGCCCTGAGGAGAAAATGTAAAGTTCCAGACATCCAGGAGACCCAGCCAGGCTTTGCACTCTCTGTATAGCTCCTGAGGGGCCTGGAAGAGATGGGCTGGTGGAAGGGGGACAGACCATCACtgctctcctcccccttcagCCCGACTCAGAGGTTGCAGAGGCAGGCCGCTGCCTGGAAGTGTTCTTTGAGGGCTGGTTGAAGGAGATCTACCCGGAGAAACGGTTTGCTCAGCCAAGGCAGGAGGACTCAGACTCTGAGGAGGTGTCTAGTGAGAGTGGGAATTCCACTCCCCAGGGCTTTCCATGGCCCCGCTACATGCAGGAGGGCATCCAACCCAAGAGACGGCGGCGACATATGGTAAGGAGGTGCTGCCAGCTGGCAGGCAGGTGGGTGGGTGATTGGGCTGGCAGGGGGCACCGATGCAGCATGTCCAGAGTAACCTGCAGTGAAGCTGCCCAGGTGGCACAAGAGAGAGGTGACAATGAGCCCTCACTTTCAACCCCTTAGCCTAAGACAAAGGCAAGGCAGTACAGGGCTCATCAGCTCCAAGGACCACTGAGGCTCAGAACCCTGAGACATGGGTGTACCTTC is part of the Kogia breviceps isolate mKogBre1 chromosome 7, mKogBre1 haplotype 1, whole genome shotgun sequence genome and harbors:
- the TRIM66 gene encoding tripartite motif-containing protein 66 isoform X7 gives rise to the protein MVEHKEHRCRHLEEVLQNQRMLLESVTTQVAHKKSSLQISAKQIEDRIFEVKHQHRKVENQIKMAKMVLMNELNKQANGLIEELEGITNERKRKLEQQLQSIMVLNRQFEHVQNFINWAVCSKTSIPFLFSKELIVFQMQRLLETNCNTDPGSPWSIRFTWEPNFWTKQLASLGCITTEGGQLSPTDTPAYGSLQGPSSFYQSRQSPGAQQETLSRASHRPQSPALCSSSVCCSHCSPVSPPLKGQVPLPSRHPAHSFRQPSEMVPQQLRSLQCSPLLPRDKELPCRPHPPKLLQPWLESQPPAEQESTSQRPGQQLISQSVCIVPPQDVQQGAHTPPTFQTPSVQVQLGHHQKLKLSHFQQQLPPPPQQQPPPPLPPSQHLASSQHESPPGPACSQNVDIMHHKFELEEMQKDLELLLQAQQPSLQLSQTKSPQHLQQTIVGQINYIVRQPAPVQSQSQEDAVQATDESPASEGPKPVLPLDKNTAANLPQASREETPHSVPTLDNAIQHSSPNMVRKHSTSVSVMGFSNTLEMELSSTRLARTLEPQIQSASSLTAAPPQVVPSLLSGPPPTMSSLVGGQNQATPSLTASHLPTVPSLVCGTPHSMPNLMSDPSQIITSLASDHSPTGPNLMSGPTHTVPSLATCPLQSVPLASNMQSEAGSSCSPGSGRTAGSLCPGDGADPSLGNVLCKMESEDSTRFTDSLGQGPTAPGPDTSKDSAIPSELEEPINLSVKKPALVPAVNKSVALQQYQSPKECENFEQGALGLGTKGNQSIRPFNSESKIPYVRLERLKICAASSGEMPVFRLKPQKNEQDGSFLLIIECGTESSSMSIKVSQDHLSDAIQAPNLGGRKVTVTSLAGQRPPEVKSASPEEHRLIPRTPGAKKGPPVPIENEDFCAVCLNGGELLCCDRCPKVYHLSCHLPALLSFPGGDWVCTLCRSLTQPEMEYDCENARYNQPGVQAPPGLSTYDQKKCEKLVLSLCCNSLSLPFHEPVSPLARHYYQIIKRPMDLSIIRRKLQKKDPAHYTTPEEVVSDVHLMFWNCAKFNYPDSEVAEAGRCLEVFFEGWLKEIYPEKRFAQPRQEDSDSEEVSSESGNSTPQGFPWPRYMQEGIQPKRRRRHMENERAKRVSFRLANSISQV
- the TRIM66 gene encoding tripartite motif-containing protein 66 isoform X6, with the protein product MVEHKEHRCRHLEEVLQNQRMLLESVTTQVAHKKSSLQISAKQIEDRIFEVKHQHRKVENQIKMAKMVLMNELNKQANGLIEELEGITNERKRKLEQQLQSIMVLNRQFEHVQNFINWAVCSKTSIPFLFSKELIVFQMQRLLETNCNTDPGSPWSIRFTWEPNFWTKQLASLGCITTEGGQLSPTDTPAYGSLQGPSSFYQSRQSPGAQQETLSRASHRPQSPALCSSSVCCSHCSPVSPPLKGQVPLPSRHPAHSFRQPSEMVPQQLRSLQCSPLLPRDKELPCRPHPPKLLQPWLESQPPAEQESTSQRPGQQLISQSVCIVPPQDVQQGAHTPPTFQTPSVQVQLGHHQKLKLSHFQQQLPPPPQQQPPPPLPPSQHLASSQHESPPGPACSQNVDIMHHKFELEEMQKDLELLLQAQQPSLQLSQTKSPQHLQQTIVGQINYIVRQPAPVQSQSQEDAVQATDESPASEGPKPVLPLDKNTAANLPQASREETPHSVPTLDNAIQHSSPNMVRKHSTSVSVMGFSNTLEMELSSTRLARTLEPQIQSASSLTAAPPQVVPSLLSGPPPTMSSLVGGQNQATPSLTASHLPTVPSLVCGTPHSMPNLMSDPSQIITSLASDHSPTGPNLMSGPTHTVPSLATCPLQSVPLASNMQSEAGSSCSPGSGRTAGSLCPGDGADPSLGNVLCKMESEDSTRFTDSLGQGPTAPGPDTSKDSAIPSELEEPINLSVKKPALVPAVNKSVALQQYQSPKECENFEQGALGLGTKGNQSIRPFNSESKIPYVRLERLKICAASSGEMPVFRLKPQKNEQDGSFLLIIECGTESSSMSIKVSQDHLSDAIQAPNLGGRKVTVTSLAGQRPPEVKSASPEEHRLIPRTPGAKKGPPVPIENEDFCAVCLNGGELLCCDRCPKVYHLSCHLPALLSFPGGDWVCTLCRSLTQPEMEYDCENARYNQPGVQAPPGLSTYDQKKCEKLVLSLCCNSLSLPFHEPVSPLARHYYQIIKRPMDLSIIRRKLQKKDPAHYTTPEEVVSDVHLMFWNCAKFNYPDSEVAEAGRCLEVFFEGWLKEIYPEKRFAQPRQEDSDSEEVSSESGNSTPQGFPWPRYMQEGIQPKRRRRHMENERAKRVSFRLANSISQASQVHL